CAGGTGCTGCACATTGACCGTCGAGACCACCGTGATGCCTGCGGCCAGCATCTCTTCGACGTCCTGCCAGCGCTTGGCGTTGCGGCTGCCGGGGATGTTGGTGTGCGCCAGCTCGTCGACGAGGGCGACCTCCGGGCGGCGGGCGAGGACCGCGTCGACGTCGAGTTCGGGGAAGCGGCCGCCGCGGTAGGTGAGGTAGCGCGGGGGGATCACCTCGATGCCCGCGAGCAGTTCGGCGGTGTTGGCGCGGCCGTGGGTCTCGACGACGGCGGCCACCAGGTCGGTGCCGCGCGCCAGCCGTCGGTGTGCTTCGCCGAGCATCGCGTAGGTCTTGCCGACGCCGGGTGCCGCACCCAGGTAGATGCGCAGCTCCCCGCGTTTCGGGCCGTTGGCCACCGTCACTGGTTCATCATCCACCGGGTGTTCGCATTGGCCGGAGGGTCCCAGCGTTTGTCCAGGTTGGCGGGAGGTGGCGCCGACACCATCGGGGGCATGATTCATTTTCGCCGTTCGCAGTCCATGCCGCGCCACGCCGTGTGCCACCGGGCGTTACGGGGGACGCCGCTGCACGTCCCCGCCGAGTTGTTGACGACGGCTTCGGTGGCGGAGTGGGTGCGACGGCGGGGGCTGGGTGTGGACGTGTCGAGCGCGTCGGAGTTGCAGCTGACGCTCGACGCGGGCTTGCCGGCGTCTCGGGTGGCGGCGCAGTGCGGTGATGTCGAGACGGTCGAGGGGGCGGTGGCCGCGGGGGTGGGGCGGTTCGTGCTCGGCGGGTGGTCGGACGTGATGTTGCTGGCGGGTCGGGCGTCGTCGCACCGGGTGGTGGTGGACGTCACCGAGCGGACGGGTGAGCGGCTGGCGGCGTCGGTGATGTCGATGGGGAGGCTGGACGTGGTGGGGTTGCGGTGCAGCGTCTCTGGTGGCGAGGCCGAGGCGGGGGAGGCGGTGCGCAGGATGATTTCTCAGATGGCGCGGTTGCGCCGCATGCACGGGGTGATCCTGACGCGGGTGTGTCTGTCGGGGTACGGCCGGGGTGACGCGGATTCGGGGGAGCTGCGGCGAGGTGTCCTCGGGTTGCAGTTGGCGGCGGAGGAGGCGTGTGCGTCTCTGCGGTATCCGAGGCCGGCGCTGGTGTTGTCGCTTCACGCGGCGGCGTTGGTCGGCTAGTAGGGCGTTTCGGGCTGTTGGTTGGTCACATGCGCCCCACCCGTCTCTCGACGGAAGCGATGTGCCTTTTGCCCGGCTATTAGCGACAACATCGAGGCGCGCGACAATCGAGCGACGTTGTCGCGCATAGGCGGGCACTTCACATAGTGGCCAGCCGGAACCGCGGGGACAGCTGGGGTCAGTCGATGACAGCGGTGGCTTCCACTTCGATGAGCATGTCGGGTTCGGCGAGTGTGGCGACCCCGATTCCAGTCAGCCGCTCTTGCATCAGGCAGTGCCTGTGCTCGCGTCCTCGCGCTTGATGGCATGGCCGAGTACCGGTGCCAGCGCGACGCCGATGATCGAGGCGATGATGACGACGTAGAACCCAGCGGACGGGTTGTCTGTCGCGGTCTCGGCCAGTCCGAACAGGTATGGCCCGACGAACCCGCCGATGAGTCCGATGGTGTTGATGAACGCCAGGCTGGCCGCAGCCATCAAACCGGACATGCGCGCCATCGCGATCGACCAGAACAGCGGCAGAGTGCCGAACACGAAGATCATCGAGATCGCGATGAGCAGGATGCGGGCCAGCGCGCTGGAGGAAAGCATGAAGGCGATCGAGGTGGCCAGGGTGGCGGCGGCGAGGATGCCGACGGCGCTGGCCTCGCGCTGGTAGCGGGCGAACAGGCGGGGTACCACCAGCACGCCGATCGTCGCGCCGATTCCCGCACTTCCGGACAGGAGCCCGATGAGGAACGAGCCGCTGATGTCGAGGTCTTCGACGATCGCCGGGATGTTGAAAACGATGCCCACGTTGGTGATTTGGTTGAAGAAGTAGATCAACGCCACCACGATGACGAAGGGTCGACCGAAGGCCTTCTTGACGTTGCCACGGATCCTGGTCGCGGTGTCGTGGTGGGCGCCGACGGCGCGTTCGGTGAGGATGCGCGCCTCATCGGCGGACAACCAGTGTGCCTCGCTGGGTACTTGAGGAAGCTTGAACCAGACCAGGACGCCGACCAGAACGGTGACGGCACCTTCGATGAGGAACATCCACTGCCAGCCGTGCAGTCCGAGTGCGCTGTCGAGTTCCATCAGCGCTCCGCCCATGGGGCCGCCGACGACCAGCGCGATGGTGGGCGCCAGGTAGATGAAACCGACGACGGTGGCGCGGTAGCTCTGGGCGAACCAGACGGTGACCATGTACATCAGGGCGGGGTAGAGGCCGGCCTCGGCGGCGCCGAGCAAGAATCGCATGATGTAGAAGGACAGGTCGCCCTGTACGAACATCATCAGCGCAGACAGGGTGCCCCAGGTGACGGCGATGCGGGCGATCCACCGGCGTGGCCCGACGCGGTACATGATCAGGTTGCTCGGAATTTCGAGAAACGCGTAGCTGATGAAGAAGATGCCTGCGCCGAAACCGAACGCCGCGGCACTGATGCCGACGTCGGCTTCGAGGTGGGTCTTGGCCAGCGCGACGTTGGTGCGGTCGATGTAGGCCATGAAGTACACCGCGCACATGACGGGGAGCAGCCG
Above is a window of Mycolicibacterium baixiangningiae DNA encoding:
- a CDS encoding type III PLP-dependent enzyme domain-containing protein, translating into MIHFRRSQSMPRHAVCHRALRGTPLHVPAELLTTASVAEWVRRRGLGVDVSSASELQLTLDAGLPASRVAAQCGDVETVEGAVAAGVGRFVLGGWSDVMLLAGRASSHRVVVDVTERTGERLAASVMSMGRLDVVGLRCSVSGGEAEAGEAVRRMISQMARLRRMHGVILTRVCLSGYGRGDADSGELRRGVLGLQLAAEEACASLRYPRPALVLSLHAAALVG
- a CDS encoding MFS transporter — its product is MSIDSALASADELHKRATRKAVLRLLPVMCAVYFMAYIDRTNVALAKTHLEADVGISAAAFGFGAGIFFISYAFLEIPSNLIMYRVGPRRWIARIAVTWGTLSALMMFVQGDLSFYIMRFLLGAAEAGLYPALMYMVTVWFAQSYRATVVGFIYLAPTIALVVGGPMGGALMELDSALGLHGWQWMFLIEGAVTVLVGVLVWFKLPQVPSEAHWLSADEARILTERAVGAHHDTATRIRGNVKKAFGRPFVIVVALIYFFNQITNVGIVFNIPAIVEDLDISGSFLIGLLSGSAGIGATIGVLVVPRLFARYQREASAVGILAAATLATSIAFMLSSSALARILLIAISMIFVFGTLPLFWSIAMARMSGLMAAASLAFINTIGLIGGFVGPYLFGLAETATDNPSAGFYVVIIASIIGVALAPVLGHAIKREDASTGTA